A genomic window from Streptomyces broussonetiae includes:
- a CDS encoding cold shock domain-containing protein: MSGSAGVVRWFNQVRGYGYIDGDDGREARVRREDIEGGTFVTEGLRVTYEVREGAADELGAVRVQIAEHVH, encoded by the coding sequence GTGAGCGGGTCAGCGGGTGTGGTCCGGTGGTTCAATCAGGTGAGGGGCTACGGCTACATCGACGGGGACGACGGCCGTGAGGCACGGGTGCGGCGCGAGGACATTGAAGGCGGCACGTTCGTTACCGAGGGCCTTCGCGTCACCTACGAGGTACGCGAGGGTGCCGCGGACGAACTGGGGGCCGTGCGTGTGCAGATAGCGGAGCATGTGCATTAA